The following proteins are encoded in a genomic region of Natrinema sp. DC36:
- a CDS encoding mechanosensitive ion channel domain-containing protein encodes MNRLLGFGSLAVAFVATVAANAVPALDLTWLSVGDVAGAIIAQKALLAVAVLAGTYGLYQLVRHLLVQRIANKRRAHDARNVLRFGLGAVAVIGLLGVLTEQWVGVLFSLGVVGFAITFALQQPLFSLMGWIYIMVKRPYQVGDRIRIGNAKGDVIEVDFLVTTLWEINGELVSSNQPSGRVVTLPNSTVLSSEVYNFSWDKFPYVWNEISIQLSYETDLAFARQELTDVADEYLGERMAENIARYRELLEETPVELEVRDGPSVNVVQQESWVELRLRYLVHPRRGQRVKNDLYERVLERFNEHPDRVSFPVSRNR; translated from the coding sequence GTGAACAGGCTCCTCGGGTTCGGCTCGCTGGCAGTTGCGTTCGTCGCCACCGTCGCTGCAAACGCGGTGCCGGCGCTGGATCTGACGTGGCTCTCGGTCGGCGATGTCGCCGGCGCAATAATCGCGCAGAAGGCTCTGCTGGCGGTCGCCGTCCTCGCCGGAACCTACGGGCTCTATCAACTGGTGCGGCACCTACTGGTTCAGCGGATCGCGAACAAACGGCGGGCACACGACGCACGAAACGTGCTCCGGTTCGGCCTCGGTGCAGTCGCCGTTATCGGACTGCTCGGCGTCCTGACGGAGCAGTGGGTGGGCGTGCTCTTCTCGCTGGGCGTCGTCGGCTTCGCGATTACCTTCGCGCTGCAACAGCCGCTGTTCTCGCTGATGGGCTGGATCTACATCATGGTCAAACGGCCCTATCAGGTCGGCGACCGGATTCGGATCGGGAACGCCAAGGGCGACGTGATCGAGGTCGATTTCCTCGTCACGACCCTCTGGGAGATCAACGGCGAACTCGTCTCCTCGAACCAGCCCTCGGGGCGCGTCGTCACCCTTCCGAACAGCACGGTCCTCTCTTCGGAGGTGTACAACTTCTCCTGGGACAAGTTCCCGTACGTCTGGAACGAAATCTCGATTCAGCTCTCCTACGAGACCGATCTGGCGTTCGCCCGTCAGGAACTGACCGACGTCGCAGACGAGTATCTGGGGGAGCGCATGGCCGAGAACATCGCCCGCTACCGCGAACTGTTAGAGGAGACGCCGGTCGAACTCGAGGTTCGGGACGGTCCATCGGTCAACGTCGTCCAGCAGGAGTCGTGGGTCGAACTTCGGCTGCGGTATCTCGTCCACCCGCGGCGCGGACAGCGGGTGAAAAACGACCTCTACGAACGGGTCCTCGAGCGGTTCAACGAGCATCCCGATCGCGTCTCGTTCCCCGTGAGTCGGAACCGGTAG
- a CDS encoding creatininase family protein translates to MYLGDEAWPDLESYFESESLALVPLGSTEQHGPHLPEATDHLIGEAFARAVADRTGYLCTPTINVGVSGHHRQFHGTMWVEPPAFRQYMESLTRNLTSHGIDRVIYVNAHGGNVPHLREVGARLRQDEVAYAIEWMWNDSIPELVDDLFEQNGPHGGPKETALIQYLEPELVHDDRLEEARDTGIPDVEAAETIKHGSRTFYDAADNTNNGVLGDQTDATAAKGEQLFEAASDQLVRLCEWLAAQEFEDLLPREHV, encoded by the coding sequence ATGTACCTCGGCGACGAAGCGTGGCCCGACCTCGAGTCGTATTTCGAATCGGAATCGCTCGCACTGGTCCCACTGGGATCGACGGAACAGCACGGGCCGCACCTGCCGGAGGCGACAGATCACCTGATCGGCGAAGCGTTCGCGCGGGCGGTCGCGGATCGGACGGGCTACCTCTGTACGCCGACGATCAACGTCGGCGTCAGCGGCCACCATCGGCAGTTCCACGGGACGATGTGGGTCGAGCCGCCGGCGTTCCGACAGTATATGGAATCGCTGACTCGAAACCTCACGTCGCACGGGATCGACCGGGTGATCTACGTCAACGCCCACGGCGGGAACGTCCCCCACCTGCGCGAGGTCGGGGCACGCCTTCGGCAGGACGAAGTCGCCTACGCAATCGAGTGGATGTGGAACGATTCGATCCCGGAACTCGTCGACGACCTGTTCGAACAGAACGGCCCCCACGGCGGCCCGAAGGAGACCGCCCTGATCCAGTACCTCGAGCCGGAGTTAGTTCACGACGACCGACTCGAGGAGGCCAGGGACACCGGAATCCCGGACGTCGAAGCGGCCGAGACGATCAAACACGGCTCGCGAACGTTCTACGACGCGGCCGACAATACGAACAACGGCGTGTTGGGCGATCAGACGGATGCGACGGCGGCGAAGGGTGAGCAACTGTTCGAGGCGGCGAGTGACCAGCTCGTCCGGCTCTGTGAGTGGCTGGCGGCCCAGGAGTTCGAGGACCTGCTTCCACGGGAGCACGTTTGA
- a CDS encoding dCTP deaminase gives MSAEHPLADSVDNLVYEPVQVHEHGIDLTVGAIYEVAAPGRIDFGGDELADADLEPVPTEQESPHDEYGWWYLEGGQYVIQHNEFLTGLEGAAQLQPRNELLARGGSHPSMHVRDHLPLLPLSVADGGLRLKENARVSTLMELNSNSQ, from the coding sequence ATGTCCGCCGAACACCCCCTCGCCGACTCCGTCGACAATCTGGTGTACGAGCCGGTACAGGTTCACGAACACGGGATCGACCTGACCGTCGGTGCGATCTACGAGGTCGCCGCTCCCGGTCGAATCGACTTCGGCGGTGACGAACTCGCGGACGCCGACCTCGAGCCGGTGCCGACCGAACAGGAGAGCCCCCACGACGAGTACGGCTGGTGGTACCTCGAGGGGGGCCAGTACGTGATCCAGCACAACGAGTTTCTGACGGGCCTCGAGGGAGCGGCACAGCTCCAGCCGCGCAACGAGCTGTTGGCTCGAGGCGGGTCCCATCCCTCGATGCACGTCCGAGACCACCTGCCACTGCTGCCGCTGTCGGTGGCCGACGGCGGGCTTCGACTGAAGGAGAACGCGCGGGTGTCGACGCTGATGGAACTCAACAGCAATTCTCAGTAA
- a CDS encoding acyl-CoA dehydrogenase yields MELLDESIVPEHARDVKAEAREFARERIKPTAQEYFQSGEYPEEILEAGQEADLVAQDIPEEWGGRGLDLAQLLAITEEFYRADAGIALTLQLASFGCEITYEHGTDEQCEEYIRPVAEGEQRSGLAVSEPDTGSDLSGMQTRAEKDGDEYVINGEKYWIGNGVEADWITLYARTGDDEDNPYGNHSMIIVPTDTDGYEAEHIPEKMAMRASKQAHIEFDDCRVPEENLIGEEGDGFMLLADFFNHGRVAVAGHGLGIAAAAIEEAWEFTHDREEFGKTISDFQAVQHGLADMLLEFESARTLTWRAREKVANEDNAGYWAAMAKTKATETAVEVSEQSMQFHGGRSILDERRIARVFRDARIPVIYEGANEIQRNLIYGQAP; encoded by the coding sequence ATGGAGCTACTCGACGAGAGCATCGTTCCGGAGCACGCTCGAGACGTCAAGGCCGAGGCCCGCGAGTTCGCCCGCGAACGGATCAAACCTACTGCTCAGGAGTACTTTCAGTCCGGCGAGTACCCCGAGGAGATCCTCGAGGCTGGCCAGGAAGCAGACCTCGTTGCACAGGACATTCCAGAAGAGTGGGGTGGCCGGGGGCTCGATCTGGCGCAGTTGCTCGCGATCACGGAGGAGTTCTACCGGGCCGACGCGGGGATCGCGCTGACGTTGCAGTTGGCGAGTTTCGGCTGCGAGATTACCTACGAACACGGCACCGACGAGCAGTGCGAGGAGTATATCCGACCGGTGGCGGAAGGAGAACAGCGTTCGGGGCTGGCGGTGTCGGAACCCGACACGGGCAGCGATCTCTCGGGGATGCAGACCCGAGCGGAGAAAGATGGCGACGAGTACGTCATCAACGGCGAGAAGTACTGGATCGGCAACGGGGTCGAAGCGGACTGGATAACGCTCTACGCCCGCACCGGAGACGACGAGGACAATCCCTACGGGAACCACTCGATGATCATCGTCCCGACCGATACCGACGGCTACGAAGCCGAGCACATCCCCGAGAAGATGGCGATGCGCGCCTCGAAGCAGGCGCACATCGAGTTCGACGATTGCCGGGTTCCCGAAGAAAACCTGATCGGCGAGGAGGGTGACGGCTTCATGCTGCTCGCGGACTTCTTCAATCACGGTCGCGTCGCCGTCGCCGGTCACGGGCTTGGCATCGCGGCGGCCGCCATCGAGGAGGCCTGGGAGTTCACACACGACCGCGAGGAGTTCGGGAAGACGATCAGCGACTTCCAGGCCGTCCAGCACGGCCTGGCCGACATGCTCCTCGAGTTCGAGAGCGCCCGAACGCTCACCTGGCGCGCCCGCGAGAAGGTCGCGAACGAAGACAACGCGGGGTACTGGGCCGCGATGGCGAAGACGAAGGCGACCGAGACGGCCGTCGAGGTGTCCGAGCAGAGCATGCAGTTCCACGGCGGCCGCTCGATCCTCGACGAGCGACGGATCGCCCGCGTCTTCCGCGACGCCCGTATCCCGGTCATCTACGAGGGGGCGAACGAAATTCAGCGCAACCTCATTTACGGACAGGCTCCCTGA
- a CDS encoding PAS domain S-box protein, protein MTERVESADPAPRFDGGDGAGFQWYRTLVDTVAEGVFQLDADDRIVAVDETLLELTGYGREAIRGEHVSQLVDGFETEALGGDESGAGGDGDADGDPGADGDGDADTDGNAGTDRDEGRDGTASDDEGGVTSTEGVIRTAAGTEIPCELRLGTVPADDGRRGTVGVVRDLESRPSEGALPAESETTESADRPVEPAAASEPGSFRSFESITAVLEGADVGVFVLDEEFDVAWVNDAIERYFGLDSTAVVGRDKRELLDEIIAERVSDPDRFVDTLSATYDDNSDTERFDCHVTPSENREERWLEHRSKPIESGPYAGGRVELYYDVTEQHRRTYQLRRLNEAVREWLETGTREAVAEQACQHLYDILDLEINGVFLYEPERAALEPVAWSQPAASLFEEMPTFAAGEGIAWQVYDTGEPAIYDDVTTDSNVYNPETPIRSEICLPIGVHGVVIIGSEERTAFDETDLSLAKIVASSLEATLDRIGRERTLERERSQTETLLQTAPVAISVEDADGETVLANRHAQTELGLGDRDPLGETELLAALDVFDADGEPFDPENGPSARVRATGEPVRDEEFVVEDSTGDRTWFSVTAVPVFGPDGSLEQVISAGEDITTLKEQERRLERRKHELETELSEILGRVSDAFYALDDEWRFTHVNDRAAELLGHAKTELLGETIWEAFPSATSSDLGDRYREAMETQRSVSWERYSDSLDIWMEIQAYPSETGLSVYFRDVTDRKRRERQLEQYERIIETVEDGIYVLDGDGRFTMVNDAYVALTGYDRDELIGSHASLVVDERVMDHARTVAEDESDAPTVETDLETESGDRRPVEATVASITTAESGSERIGVVRDITERKERQRRLEESEQRYRTLAENFPNGVVALFNEELRYTAAGGQLLDDLDIDRAAELEQTIYERYPDELVAEIEPHFRAALDGDERSFEVTYRGRTLRATTLPVQTGGEVASGMLVVQDITDRTEYRRKLEESNERLEQFAYAASHDLQEPLRMITSYLQLIEHRYADDLDADGREFIEYAVDGAERMAEMIDGLLEYSRVESQGDPLEPVDLDDVLADVREDLAVSIEERDAEITTEPLPVVAGDASQLRQVFQNLLSNAIEYSGDEPPRIHVSADRSGSEWEISVRDEGIGIDPSAQDRIFQVFQRLHSHEEHEGTGIGLALCHRIVERHGGEIRVDSEPGEGSTFSLILPAGDDGSVSSPASE, encoded by the coding sequence ATGACCGAACGGGTCGAATCGGCCGATCCTGCACCCCGATTCGATGGCGGCGACGGGGCGGGGTTTCAGTGGTACCGGACGCTCGTCGACACGGTCGCGGAGGGAGTCTTCCAGCTCGACGCCGACGATCGAATCGTCGCGGTAGACGAGACCCTCCTCGAGCTGACCGGCTACGGCCGCGAGGCGATCCGCGGCGAGCACGTCTCGCAACTCGTCGACGGGTTCGAAACCGAGGCGCTCGGGGGCGATGAGAGCGGTGCGGGTGGCGATGGGGACGCGGATGGCGATCCGGGTGCGGATGGCGACGGGGACGCAGATACCGATGGGAACGCAGGTACCGACAGGGACGAAGGGAGGGACGGAACAGCGAGCGATGACGAGGGTGGCGTCACCTCGACCGAGGGAGTGATCCGGACGGCCGCTGGCACCGAAATTCCCTGCGAACTACGCCTCGGGACGGTGCCTGCCGACGACGGCCGGCGGGGGACGGTCGGCGTCGTTCGCGACCTCGAGTCGCGACCGTCCGAGGGCGCGTTGCCGGCGGAATCGGAGACGACCGAGAGCGCGGATCGGCCGGTCGAGCCGGCCGCGGCGTCCGAACCGGGCTCGTTTCGCTCGTTCGAATCGATTACTGCAGTGCTCGAGGGGGCCGACGTGGGCGTTTTCGTCCTCGACGAGGAGTTCGACGTCGCGTGGGTCAACGACGCGATCGAGCGATACTTCGGCCTCGACTCGACGGCGGTCGTCGGCCGGGACAAACGCGAGCTACTGGACGAGATCATCGCCGAGCGAGTCAGCGATCCGGATCGGTTCGTCGACACGCTCAGTGCGACCTACGATGACAACAGCGACACCGAACGGTTCGACTGTCACGTGACGCCGAGCGAGAACCGCGAGGAACGCTGGCTCGAGCACCGGAGTAAACCGATCGAATCCGGCCCGTACGCGGGTGGACGCGTCGAACTCTACTACGACGTCACCGAACAGCACCGACGCACCTACCAGCTCCGCCGGCTGAACGAGGCCGTTCGCGAGTGGCTCGAGACCGGGACGCGCGAAGCGGTCGCCGAGCAGGCCTGTCAGCACCTGTACGACATCCTCGACCTCGAAATCAACGGCGTCTTCCTCTACGAACCGGAGCGAGCGGCGCTCGAGCCCGTCGCCTGGTCCCAGCCGGCGGCGTCCCTGTTCGAGGAAATGCCGACGTTCGCGGCCGGTGAGGGGATCGCCTGGCAGGTCTACGATACCGGCGAACCGGCGATCTACGACGACGTGACGACGGATTCGAACGTCTACAATCCCGAGACGCCGATCCGGAGCGAGATCTGCCTCCCCATCGGGGTCCACGGCGTCGTCATCATCGGCTCCGAGGAGCGGACCGCGTTCGACGAGACCGACCTCTCGCTCGCGAAGATCGTCGCCTCGAGTCTCGAGGCGACCCTCGACCGGATCGGCCGCGAACGGACGCTCGAACGCGAGCGAAGCCAGACCGAAACGCTCCTCCAGACCGCACCGGTCGCGATCTCGGTCGAAGACGCCGACGGCGAGACCGTGCTGGCGAACCGTCACGCGCAGACCGAGCTCGGACTCGGCGACCGCGATCCTCTCGGCGAGACCGAGTTGCTCGCCGCGCTGGACGTCTTCGATGCGGACGGCGAGCCGTTCGATCCCGAGAACGGTCCCTCCGCGCGCGTCAGAGCGACCGGCGAGCCGGTACGTGACGAGGAGTTCGTCGTCGAGGACTCGACCGGTGACCGAACGTGGTTCTCCGTCACCGCCGTTCCCGTCTTCGGGCCGGACGGCTCGCTCGAGCAAGTCATCTCCGCCGGCGAAGATATCACGACGCTCAAAGAACAGGAACGCCGCCTCGAGCGGCGCAAGCACGAACTCGAGACCGAACTGAGTGAGATCCTCGGGCGCGTCTCGGACGCGTTCTACGCGCTCGACGACGAGTGGCGCTTCACCCACGTCAACGATCGCGCCGCGGAACTGCTGGGCCACGCGAAGACTGAGCTCCTCGGTGAGACCATCTGGGAGGCGTTCCCTAGCGCGACGAGCTCCGATCTCGGCGACCGGTATCGCGAGGCGATGGAGACCCAACGATCGGTCTCGTGGGAGCGGTACTCCGACTCACTCGACATCTGGATGGAAATTCAGGCGTATCCCTCCGAGACGGGGCTGTCGGTGTACTTCCGAGACGTTACCGATCGGAAACGTCGCGAGCGCCAACTCGAACAGTACGAACGGATCATCGAAACCGTCGAGGACGGGATCTACGTGCTCGACGGGGACGGACGGTTCACCATGGTAAACGACGCGTACGTGGCGCTCACAGGCTACGATCGCGACGAGTTGATCGGAAGCCACGCTTCGCTCGTCGTCGACGAACGGGTGATGGATCACGCCCGGACGGTCGCGGAAGACGAGAGCGACGCGCCGACCGTCGAGACGGATCTCGAGACCGAGTCCGGCGATCGACGGCCGGTCGAGGCGACGGTCGCGTCGATCACCACCGCCGAGTCCGGGTCCGAACGGATCGGCGTCGTCCGGGACATCACCGAACGGAAGGAACGCCAGCGCAGGCTCGAGGAGAGCGAGCAGCGCTACCGCACGCTCGCCGAGAACTTCCCGAACGGCGTCGTCGCCCTGTTCAACGAGGAGCTACGGTACACGGCCGCGGGCGGACAGCTCCTCGACGACCTCGACATCGATCGAGCGGCCGAACTCGAGCAGACGATCTACGAACGATACCCCGACGAACTGGTCGCGGAGATCGAGCCCCACTTTCGGGCCGCTCTCGACGGCGACGAACGCTCCTTCGAGGTGACCTATCGCGGTCGAACCCTCCGTGCGACGACGCTGCCGGTTCAGACCGGTGGCGAGGTCGCAAGCGGCATGCTCGTCGTCCAGGACATCACCGATCGAACGGAGTATCGACGCAAACTCGAGGAGTCGAACGAGCGGCTGGAACAGTTCGCCTACGCCGCCTCCCACGACCTCCAGGAACCGCTTCGAATGATCACGAGCTACCTTCAACTGATCGAACACCGCTACGCCGACGACCTCGACGCGGACGGCCGCGAATTCATCGAGTACGCCGTCGACGGTGCCGAGCGGATGGCCGAGATGATCGACGGCCTCCTGGAGTATTCCAGAGTCGAGTCGCAGGGCGATCCCCTCGAGCCGGTCGATCTCGACGACGTTCTCGCTGATGTCCGCGAAGATCTGGCGGTCAGTATCGAGGAGCGAGACGCCGAGATCACGACGGAGCCGCTTCCCGTCGTCGCGGGCGACGCGAGCCAGCTCCGGCAGGTGTTCCAGAACCTCCTGTCGAACGCGATCGAGTATAGCGGGGACGAGCCCCCGCGGATCCACGTCAGCGCCGATCGGAGCGGCAGCGAGTGGGAGATTTCGGTCCGCGACGAGGGGATCGGCATCGATCCGTCGGCCCAGGATCGGATCTTCCAGGTGTTCCAGCGCCTCCACAGCCACGAGGAGCACGAGGGGACCGGGATCGGCCTCGCGCTCTGTCACCGGATCGTGGAGCGCCACGGCGGCGAGATCCGCGTTGACTCCGAACCCGGCGAGGGGTCGACGTTCTCGCTGATTCTGCCCGCTGGCGACGACGGTTCCGTCTCGTCGCCGGCGTCGGAATAG
- a CDS encoding ATP-binding protein — translation MNAREPEALVPAAVDTLPINFAILDEEGTILHTNRAWREFGEQNDIELRPDTVGTNYLEITARAETETARTVAAGLSEILSGDRELFEFEYPCHSPDEQRWFLMRAAPFTDGDRRYVAVAHFDITERHEYRRRLEESNERLEQFASVASHDLQEPLRMVTSYLQLIEHRYADDLDADGREFIEYAVDGAERMAEMIDGLLEYSRVDTQGEPLEPIDLEAVLDDVLRDLERQIADADAEISREPLPTVSGDASQLRQVFQNLLSNAIEYSGERAPRVMISAVRDGDAWIVSVSDEGIGIDPADEDRVFEVFQRLHSHEEHEGTGIGLALCRRIVERHGGEIWIDSEPTDGTTISFTLPAARGHAE, via the coding sequence ATGAACGCTCGGGAGCCGGAGGCACTCGTTCCAGCCGCGGTTGACACGCTTCCGATCAATTTCGCGATTCTCGACGAGGAGGGGACGATCCTGCATACGAATCGCGCGTGGCGGGAGTTCGGCGAGCAAAACGATATCGAACTCCGGCCGGATACGGTCGGCACCAACTATCTCGAGATCACCGCCCGGGCGGAGACGGAGACCGCACGGACTGTCGCCGCCGGGTTGTCCGAGATTCTCTCGGGCGACCGAGAGCTATTCGAATTCGAGTATCCGTGCCACTCGCCGGACGAACAGCGATGGTTTCTCATGCGGGCAGCACCCTTTACGGACGGCGATCGGAGGTACGTCGCCGTCGCCCATTTCGATATCACCGAGCGTCACGAGTACCGGCGCAGACTCGAGGAGTCGAACGAGCGACTGGAACAGTTCGCTTCCGTCGCCTCCCACGACCTCCAGGAACCGCTTCGAATGGTCACGAGTTATCTCCAATTGATCGAGCACCGCTACGCCGACGACCTCGACGCGGACGGGCGAGAGTTCATCGAGTACGCCGTCGACGGTGCCGAGCGGATGGCCGAGATGATCGACGGCCTCCTGGAGTATTCCAGAGTCGATACGCAAGGGGAGCCGCTCGAGCCGATCGACCTCGAGGCGGTACTGGACGACGTCCTCCGGGATCTCGAGCGACAGATTGCGGACGCCGACGCCGAAATTTCTAGGGAACCGTTGCCGACCGTCTCCGGTGATGCGAGCCAGCTCCGGCAGGTGTTCCAGAACCTCCTGTCGAACGCGATCGAGTATAGCGGCGAGCGAGCGCCTCGAGTGATGATTTCCGCCGTGCGCGACGGTGATGCGTGGATCGTTTCGGTCAGCGACGAGGGGATCGGTATCGATCCGGCGGACGAAGACCGCGTGTTCGAGGTGTTCCAGCGCCTCCACAGCCACGAGGAACACGAGGGGACCGGGATCGGTCTCGCGCTCTGTCGGCGCATCGTCGAACGCCACGGCGGCGAGATTTGGATCGATTCCGAACCGACTGATGGAACGACGATTTCGTTCACGCTCCCTGCTGCGCGCGGTCACGCTGAATGA
- a CDS encoding cupin domain-containing protein, with amino-acid sequence MTYRKVNYEEVEQVSSAMHVLSDPLETEQVGVTVARCDPGWKSKPHDHTDNDHEEIYVLIEGEATVVVDDEPVAMETGDALWIPPSSTRQIRNGDSESAFVLVSAPSIADDEGDGDEWLLSGFAG; translated from the coding sequence ATGACATACCGGAAGGTCAACTACGAGGAGGTCGAGCAGGTCTCGAGCGCGATGCACGTACTGAGCGATCCGCTCGAAACGGAGCAGGTTGGGGTAACGGTGGCTCGCTGCGATCCGGGCTGGAAGAGCAAGCCCCACGATCACACGGACAACGACCACGAGGAGATCTACGTCCTCATCGAGGGGGAGGCGACGGTCGTCGTCGACGACGAACCGGTCGCGATGGAAACCGGCGACGCGCTGTGGATCCCGCCGTCATCGACCCGACAGATCCGCAACGGCGACAGCGAAAGCGCGTTCGTTCTCGTGAGCGCGCCGAGCATCGCTGACGACGAGGGCGACGGCGACGAGTGGCTCCTGTCGGGATTCGCCGGGTAG
- a CDS encoding O-methyltransferase: MTDVLTDEIARFVRAVGPDPDETLIEMDEYAAAEGFPHVGPEVGAFLRFVARLSDAERIFEFGSGYGYSAYWFADALPADGELVLTEVDEDELALAREYMAAGGYDGVARYELGDAMETIDRSDGPFDVVLIDHQKDRYADAFEAVRSKIPVGGIVVADNAITASVLDFEALLEWAEGDAPVNCTEHTQGVIDYLETVRTDPAFETVIVPLGEGIAVSYRVE, from the coding sequence ATGACCGATGTCCTCACGGACGAGATCGCCCGCTTCGTTCGCGCCGTCGGGCCGGATCCCGACGAAACCCTGATCGAGATGGACGAGTACGCCGCCGCCGAGGGGTTCCCCCACGTCGGCCCCGAGGTCGGCGCATTCCTCCGGTTCGTCGCCCGCCTGAGCGACGCCGAGCGCATCTTCGAGTTCGGGTCGGGCTACGGCTACTCCGCCTACTGGTTCGCCGATGCCCTCCCCGCGGACGGCGAGCTCGTCCTCACCGAGGTCGACGAGGACGAACTCGCGCTCGCCCGCGAGTACATGGCCGCGGGCGGCTACGACGGGGTCGCGCGCTACGAGCTCGGCGACGCGATGGAAACGATCGATCGCTCCGACGGCCCCTTCGACGTCGTCCTGATCGACCACCAGAAGGACCGGTACGCGGACGCGTTCGAGGCCGTCCGCTCGAAGATTCCGGTCGGCGGCATCGTCGTCGCCGACAACGCGATCACGGCGAGCGTCCTCGACTTCGAGGCCCTGCTCGAGTGGGCCGAGGGCGACGCTCCCGTCAACTGTACCGAACACACGCAGGGGGTTATCGACTACCTCGAGACGGTTCGTACCGATCCGGCCTTCGAGACGGTCATCGTCCCGCTGGGAGAAGGAATCGCCGTCAGCTATCGTGTCGAGTAA
- a CDS encoding CopG family ribbon-helix-helix protein, which produces MAVVSVSMPDELLERLDQFAEEHGYTGRSEVVREASRNLLGEFEDTRLEERDLMGIVTVLFDYETTSVEERMMHLRHEHESLVASNFHSHVGNHYCMELFVLEGELEDISAFVGKIRATKDALTVDYSVMPVDSFDPLAQG; this is translated from the coding sequence ATGGCAGTTGTCAGCGTTTCGATGCCGGACGAACTCTTGGAGCGGCTCGATCAGTTCGCCGAAGAGCACGGGTATACCGGTCGGAGCGAAGTCGTCAGGGAGGCCTCGCGAAACCTGTTGGGCGAGTTCGAGGATACCCGGCTGGAAGAGCGCGATCTGATGGGAATCGTCACGGTGTTGTTCGATTACGAGACGACGAGCGTCGAGGAACGGATGATGCACCTGCGCCACGAACACGAAAGTCTCGTCGCGTCGAACTTTCACAGCCACGTCGGTAACCACTACTGCATGGAACTGTTCGTCCTCGAGGGAGAACTCGAGGATATCTCGGCGTTCGTCGGAAAGATTCGAGCGACCAAGGACGCGCTGACGGTCGACTACTCGGTCATGCCGGTCGACAGTTTCGATCCGCTCGCTCAGGGGTAG